The nucleotide sequence AGTAGCTTTCTGTAAAACCATGCAAATTTATACTTATTGAAGCCTATACATACGCTCGTGCGAATTATAAAAACAtaatgaaaatcatttaaattgTCTTACCTCGAATAGAATTCGTAAAATATGCACCCAACACTCCAAACATCGATAGATTTTCCGTAATGAACGTCACCAAAGTACAATTCCGGTGCTTTATAAGACCTAAGCCCTACACGATTCGTCATTATGATTTCGGAATCGACGCCGATTGTCGGCAGTTTTTTAGACATGCCTAAATCTATAATTTTCGTTATTCCTTCCTTCGTTATTACTATATTGGACGGCTTCAAATCTCTATGTAAAAACTGAAATCATTAACAAATGAAGATATCAGGTGAAAACGTATAAAAACAGaatgttggaaaataaaatatgtaataggtataggtattttataatcAAAGAAAGCAATTAAATAACtgtaaaataaaagaagaagaaacgaaaattattatttacatCGTTCGTATGCATGTAGTTCAGTCCAGAAAGAAGCTGCCTCATAATTGttttgatttccaaattttcaataataaatccAGGCTTGAACATGAAACTTTTTAGGGTGAAATGGCCACACTCGAACATGAGTACGCCGTAGTATTTAAGTTCGGCATTTTCTAgaactaaaatgaaaatgaaagacACTAATTAAACGgggaaataattaaaatacgcGAAGCGAAGTGAAATTGAACGTAATAATATCGTGATACTGTATGCTCGTATGATtgtaatttactcgtaattttcatATGATCAAGGAATGTAATGATATTATCGTGCTTAAGCTGTTTGTAAGCATCGATCTCGGATACAGCTGGTTTTGgcaactgaaataaaaatatctaaattttagaaaaaacgcGTTCAAGTATTCGTACTTTTTCAGGAACAAAAATCAaacgaatgataaaaaaaaattacctcttcTATCGCATCGTCGCAGATAAATTCTTTAAAAGCAACGATTTCGCCCGACTTCTTATGTTTTGCTTTGTACACGTTGCTGATGAAGAAGACCCATAACTAT is from Planococcus citri chromosome 1, ihPlaCitr1.1, whole genome shotgun sequence and encodes:
- the LOC135840260 gene encoding cyclin-dependent kinase 2-like, producing the protein MFLRVTCRVIRVVLFTVFFTVKIRFLPFEKRFNMSDKFEYKLHGNAYPEYEVLLKIGDGTYGNVYKAKHKKSGEIVAFKEFICDDAIEELPKPAVSEIDAYKQLKHDNIITFLDHMKITILENAELKYYGVLMFECGHFTLKSFMFKPGFIIENLEIKTIMRQLLSGLNYMHTNDFLHRDLKPSNIVITKEGITKIIDLGMSKKLPTIGVDSEIIMTNRVGLRSYKAPELYFGDVHYGKSIDVWSVGCIFYEFYSRKLLFEGTDGKDVLDKIMKSCGTPIDGIWPDVKKLPFYENLKDSTSRERKITDDFKKIAKDELSHDLFDNFIVYDPEKRITCSDALKHNYFAKCNQPDVSELVKRFDAYQQDEKANEKER